In the Mastacembelus armatus chromosome 17, fMasArm1.2, whole genome shotgun sequence genome, one interval contains:
- the espnlb gene encoding espin-like protein, whose translation MSRANMENSKPVKEVLPLPRDPAPFLETASSLTPGAALLKRSMGSIQHVQVASTVVTSFNHLKPPERDLTLMSQMKPVKSLRHACLTAVFTGQTKPGSEEVLEEVPIIDVILADIDSLVPTHDEAGRPIAEWKRQVMVRQLQVRLQDEEEQRRQVMINGYTPMDGWKYSQAHNAVLGPFGELLTEDDLVYLQQQIETVSLQKRCQAYELELTRLTEELRAILPDPIVNISLNKDLLQQMNAEGKRHLTLPVWCSRVSEIVKSMSLLVANLSQTMDEDERRIVEGMMEEMKGLQGVKDRSGSDLCQGLQQQSQDIVSAPVVTTSGYRIPHIGMASAFSHRLETNSYSKAQREKVEREIQQSGVSVRNLRSNFEGQIGGIYPFAGVVKGGQGLKNQVVLGTSLGNSVNASTGLSCEVSYHNTSKKCIPVRENTSLRKERIVLLFLSHWKKSAYAISVRAAKQRQEQEAAPSQHRIISMFQFCQQRGAVDKMLNSWRNKLVLKDGQNFHLFSSNSQNAAVTYSPEQFLPDVDGVAVSYDSLTLDLFMLGYFHILEQELLPEERKMRHLLCFEVFDHIGSFPWETVRDFHKAVLQEIQAGRRQWSDGFEDIKVHFFGDSRPRYCPSSLPPSSSLSEDSRLVPKVIVQAATPDECSSDTDIPCLNNEDICKYIDRSFAFWKEKEAELFNFEH comes from the exons GCAAG CCAGTGAAAGAGGTGCTCCCCCTGCCTCGAGACCCTGCTCCATTTCTTGAGACTGCCTCCTCCCTGACCCCTGGTGCAGCTTTACTAAAACGCAGCATGGGCTCCATCCAGCATGTTCAGGTGGCCTCCACAG TGGTGACATCATTCAACCATCTGAAGCCTCCGGAGAGGGACCTCACCCTGATGTCCCAGATGAAGCCTGTTAAGTCTCTGAGACACGCTTGCCTGACTGCAGTCTTCACTGGACAAACG AAACCTGGCAGTGAGGAGGTTTTGGAGGAGGTACCAATCATAGATGTGATCCTGGCTGACATCGACTCCCTGGTGCCCACCCATGATGAAGCTGGCCGCCCCATAGCAGAGTGGAAACGACAGGTGATGGTGCGGCAGCTGCAGGTCAGGCTGCAGGATGAGGAGGAACAGAGGAGACAG GTCATGATTAATGGCTACACACCAATGGATGGCTGGAAGTACTCTCAGGCCCACAATGCTGTATTGGGGCCTTTTGGAGAGCTCCTAACTGAGGATGACTTGGtgtacctgcagcagcagattgaAACTGTTTCACTGCAGAAACGCTGCCAGGCCTATGAGCTGGAGCTGACCAGGCTGACCGAGGAGCTGAGGGCCATTTTACCTGATCCTATTGTCAACATTTCCCTTAACAAAGATCTCCTACAACAGATGAATGCAGAAGGGAAAAGGCACCTGACTTTGCCAGTCTGGTGCAGTCGTGTTTCAGAGATTGTCAAGAGTATGTCTCTGCTAGTGGCTAATCTGTCCCAAACCATGGACGAGGATGAGAGGAGAATAGTGGAAGGCATGATGGAGGAGATGAAGGGCTTGCAAGGAGTCAAGGATAGGTCAGGAAGTGATTTATGCCAGGGATTGCAGCAACAAAGCCAGGACATTGTATCAGCACCAGTGGTGACCACTAGTGGATATAGAATACCTCACATAGGGATGGCGTCTGCTTTTAGCCATCGTTTGGAGACTAACAGCTACAGCAAAGCCCAGAGAGAAAAAGTGGAGAGGGAGATCCAACAGTCTGGAGTGTCAGTCAGAAACCTCAGGTCTAATTTTGAGGGTCAGATAGGTGGTATTTATCCCTTTGCTGGGGTTGTGAAAGGAGGCCAGGGGTTGAAGAACCAGGTAGTGTTGGGAACGTCATTAGGAAACAGCGTTAATGCCAGCACAGGCCTCAGCTGTGAGGTGAGCTACCACAATACTTCTAAAAAATGTATTCCTGTGAGAGAGAATACCAGTTTAAGGAAAGAGCGTATAGTGTTGCTGTTCTTGAGCCACTGGAAGAAGTCTGCATACGCTATTTCCGTGAGAGCAGCGAAGCAGAGACAGGAGCAGGAAGCTGCACCGTCCCAACATAGAATCATCTCAATGTTTCAGTTCTGCCAACAACGAGGTGCTGTGGACAAGATGTTGAACTCCTGGAGAAATAAACTGGTACTCAAAGATGGGCAAAATTTCCACTTGTTCTCCTCTAACTCTCAAAATGCAGCAGTAACCTATTCCCCAGAGCAGTTCCTGCCTGATGTTGACGGGGTCGCAGTGAGCTATGATAGCCTGACCCTTGACCTCTTCATGCTGGGATACTTCCACATCTTAGAGCAAGAACTGTTGCcagaggagaggaagatgaGGCATCTCCTCTGCTTCGAAGTCTTTGACCATATCGGCAGTTTCCCCTGGGAGACGGTGCGGGACTTCCACAAGGCTGTTCTCCAGGAAATCCAGGCTGGGAGGAGACAGTGGAGTGACGGCTTTGAGGACATCAAAGTTCACTTCTTTGGGGACTCAAGACCACGCTATTGTCCATCATCActaccaccatcatcatcattatctgAGGACTCCAGACTAGTGCCCAAAGTTATAGTTCAAGCTGCTACTCCAGATGAGTGTAGCAGTGACACGGACATCCCCTGTCTCAACAATGAAgacatttgtaaatatattgaCCGTAGCTTTGCTTTCTGGAAAgagaaggaggcagagctgTTCAATTTTGAACATTAG